From a single Tachypleus tridentatus isolate NWPU-2018 chromosome 6, ASM421037v1, whole genome shotgun sequence genomic region:
- the LOC143252581 gene encoding tumor protein D54-like isoform X2, producing the protein MATTPGEQKKTTYTELSETYYDASKETKVYDATPDSGIHDLTNMAPEHRVKLEEEWKEELAKTEEEIITLRQVLASKVRYAQDLKHKLGITVWKEFKDDMEQGIKNIQETEVYQRTSQTLKTAGEKTTSALGNLGASVTKKLGEVKNSQTFRSFEEKVGTAYESVKNKIPGSRSTGAVNFEETLNKEEKPSSGSLTPTTPEGNPLP; encoded by the exons AAACTTATTACGATGCAtcaaaggaaacaaaggtatatGATGCAACTCCAGACAGTGGAATTCATGATTTAACTAACATGGCTCCAGAACATAGAGTTAAGCTAGAGGAAGAGTGGAAGGAGGAACTAGCCAAG ACAGAAGAAGAAATCATAACACTCCGGCAAGTTTTGGCTTCCAAAGTTAGGTATGCCCAGGATTTGAAACATAAACTTGGAATTACAGTGTGGAAAGAATTTAAGGATGATATGGAACAGGGTATCAAAAACATTCAAGAAACAGAAGT CTATCAGCGGACCAGCCAAACTTTGAAAACTGCTGGAGAAAAAACTACCAGTGCTTTAGGAAACCTGGGGGCCAGTGTAACGAAGAAACTTGGAGAAGTTAA gAACTCTCAGACATTTAGATCTTTTGAAGAAAAGGTTGGCACAGCTTATGAAAGTGTTAAG AATAAAATTCCTGGTTCGCGTAGTACTGGTGCAGTCAACTTTGAAGAAACTCTGAACAAAGAGGAAAAGCCTAGTTCAGGGAGCCTCACTCCAACCACTCCAGAAGGAAACCCTTTGCCCTAA
- the LOC143252581 gene encoding tumor protein D53-like isoform X3, translating into MKIAKKLSETYYDASKETKVYDATPDSGIHDLTNMAPEHRVKLEEEWKEELAKTEEEIITLRQVLASKVRYAQDLKHKLGITVWKEFKDDMEQGIKNIQETEVYQRTSQTLKTAGEKTTSALGNLGASVTKKLGEVKNSQTFRSFEEKVGTAYESVKNKIPGSRSTGAVNFEETLNKEEKPSSGSLTPTTPEGNPLP; encoded by the exons AAACTTATTACGATGCAtcaaaggaaacaaaggtatatGATGCAACTCCAGACAGTGGAATTCATGATTTAACTAACATGGCTCCAGAACATAGAGTTAAGCTAGAGGAAGAGTGGAAGGAGGAACTAGCCAAG ACAGAAGAAGAAATCATAACACTCCGGCAAGTTTTGGCTTCCAAAGTTAGGTATGCCCAGGATTTGAAACATAAACTTGGAATTACAGTGTGGAAAGAATTTAAGGATGATATGGAACAGGGTATCAAAAACATTCAAGAAACAGAAGT CTATCAGCGGACCAGCCAAACTTTGAAAACTGCTGGAGAAAAAACTACCAGTGCTTTAGGAAACCTGGGGGCCAGTGTAACGAAGAAACTTGGAGAAGTTAA gAACTCTCAGACATTTAGATCTTTTGAAGAAAAGGTTGGCACAGCTTATGAAAGTGTTAAG AATAAAATTCCTGGTTCGCGTAGTACTGGTGCAGTCAACTTTGAAGAAACTCTGAACAAAGAGGAAAAGCCTAGTTCAGGGAGCCTCACTCCAACCACTCCAGAAGGAAACCCTTTGCCCTAA